A single window of Anopheles moucheti chromosome 2, idAnoMoucSN_F20_07, whole genome shotgun sequence DNA harbors:
- the LOC128299421 gene encoding delta-like protein A — protein MFKLAIVCIALATISHGDAQCPDNPCGVGASCRLNSGGIPVCSCPFGYLGDPFKECIRPECVSDGDCTEFQGCRKGNCVDPCIFSCGTNAACLPKHHVPVCYCPEGYTGSPFERCDPL, from the exons ATG TTCAAATTGGCAATAGTTTGTATCGCACTGGCGACTATTAGTCACGGTGATG CCCAATGTCCCGACAATCCGTGCGGTGTAGGAGCATCGTGCCGATTAAACTCGGGAGGAATTCCGGTCTGTTCGTGTCCCTTCGGTTATTTGGGTGACCCGTTCAAAGAATGCATACGGCCTGAATGCGTGAGCGATGGTGATTGCACGGAGTTCCAGGGATGTCGCAAGGGCAATTGTGTAGATCCGTGTATTTTTAGCTGCGGTACCAATGCGGCATGTTTG CCCAAACATCACGTTCCGGTTTGTTACTGCCCAGAAGGGTACACTGGCAGTCCGTTCGAGCGGTGCGATCCGctgtaa
- the LOC128299420 gene encoding ras-related protein Rab-35, whose translation MAREYDHLFKLLIIGDSGVGKSSLLIRFSDNTFSGSYITTIGVDFKIRTVVINGERVKLQIWDTAGQERFRTITNTYYRGTHGVIVVYDVTNGESFGNVKRWLQEIESNCDIVNKVLVGNKNDDPTRKVVTTEDAERFANQMEIKLFETSAKDNINVEEMFLAITEQVLRHKKQTQKQQQSETNNDTVQLKKGTHKKKNKCC comes from the exons ATGGCCCGCGAGTATGATCATTTGTTTAAATTGCTTATTATTGGCGACAGCG GTGTCGGGAAATCCTCGCTGCTCATACGGTTCTCCGATAATACATTCTCCGGAAGCTACATTACCACGATTGGGGTGGATTTCAAGATACGCACAGTTGTGATCAATGGCGAACGGGTTAAGCTGCAAATCTGGGACACGGCCGGACAGGAGCGGTTTAGAACGATCACCAATAC CTACTACCGGGGTACACACGGCGTCATCGTGGTGTACGACGTGACCAATGGCGAATCGTTCGGTAACGTGAAACGTTGGCTGCAGGAGATCGAATCTAACTGTGACATAGTCAATAAAGTACTAG TTGGCAACAAAAATGACGATCCAACCCGCAAGGTAGTAACCACGGAGGATGCGGAACGTTTCGCCAACCAGATGGAGATCAAACTGTTCGAAACATCCGCCAAAGATAACATCAACGTGGAGGAGATGTTCCTTGCCATCACCGAGCAGGTATTGAggcacaaaaaacaaacacagaagCAACAACAGTCGGAAACGAACAACGATACAGTACAGCTTAAGAAGGGTACTcacaaaaagaagaacaaatgTTGCTAA
- the LOC128299543 gene encoding PHD finger protein 12 codes for MNGKIGKQRAQPDDMLATGGLMPFIQALIKPPESLDSLSRNQQKRPNHPYYRKPGRGHNNDTCDSCKEGGALLCCDRCPSSFHLGCHDPPLSEQEIPYGQWVCHTCKCKTATNLDETLGTSGKLRIRVRSLSHKSYNSSSSGGKQSHDSDNNDSLAGYSEPTTPLSEAVAHSSTGSLVVDLEQVEPNVEVVRKEEWDDCKRNTPFDQLIQAAQILNPKQFELPSDMEMCFPFPGTEKSEGLGKRAKLKKMHELDSQGLVPLPAKTCHTCGQSCRKAPLVACDYCELVFHQDCLDPPLTAMPTTLWMCPNHVEQFVDAKMVTSVSATERIRLWNQFNNDIDHETVKTEFLRKVHRKHPPFRLRQKVRPRTKIMVPPSIEYHYQNRPPLLPSLSTFLRSRQVNPSMHFKDAQPVLYDDETLLEIVERELHAIVEADERMGYEKMSPSDDENDEKDTNGKDIERNGKSERGTKAESERKEANGVHNDPSDQNATDSLESNHARQLKSCLKDYISEKQKRSLNNQNDLVMQELDSLEPSLIKLLAVQRMQQLIADHPECLVSSTSNSATAQKEAIEQMCQAEEDLKKMPLPSELLTKEDIERIAREFTIANGGNSTKDHHVNKATLAQNGPESRNKKKPTIKPDVSDATVTTSTKKDALTELTNRIVNQAQHQQIRVRAALTWVNLNQDGYFSFEKVNASDAICMSYRSFTIGSGAGNDVTLANYGECCCTSSRHAIIFYDEVTQMFELINYSEFGTEVNGHLYACDFSDHSTGWTNESSTQHNTTGADSLAETRKAITDGQENSHGMKCDSRTQIKQDVQSILEKVRHANAQLRTEEFYASTCMADRSLPLCKCSSERRIPTRACGWEGSAILYHGALIRFGCHAFVFTIVDYDDGQDEFEDSYRDSDSD; via the exons ATGAATGGTAAAATAGGCAAACAGCGTGCCCAACCGGATGATATGTTGGCCACTGGTGGCTTAATGCCG TTTATTCAGGCGCTCATTAAGCCTCCGGAATCGCTGGATTCGTTGAGCCGCAATCAGCAAAAGCGACCCAACCATCCATACTATAGGAAACCGGGACGGGGTCACAATAATGATACGTGTGATTCGTGCAAAGAAGGTGGTGCGTTGCTTTGTTGCGATCGATGTCCCTCCTCGTTTCATCTCGGGTGCCACGATCCGCCGCTTTCGGAGCAGGAAATACCATACGGGCAGTGGGTTTGCCATACCTGCAAATGCAAAACTGCGACGAATCTGGACGAAACACTCGGCACAAGCGGAAAGTTACGCATACGTGTTCGCAGTCTATCGCACAAAAGCTACAACTCGAGCAGCTCCGGTGGTAAGCAATCGCACGATAGTGACAATAACGATTCGCTAGCGGGCTACAGTGAACCCACTACACCACTTTCGGAGGCCGTAGCACACAGTTCGACTGGTTCGTTGGTCGTGGATTTAGAACAGGTAGAACCGAACGTGGAAGTAGTGAGGAAAGAAGAATGGGATGACTGTAAAAGGAATACACCATTCGATCAGCTAATACAAGCGGCTCAGATACTGAATCCAAAACAGTTTGAGCTACCGTCAGACatggaaatgtgttttccgtTTCCCGGTACGGAAAAATCGGAAGGGCTCGGTAAACGTGCCAAGCTAAAAAAGATGCATGAATTGGACAGTCAAGGGCTAGTGCCACTGCCGGCTAAAACGTGTCACACCTGTGGACAGTCGTGTCGTAAAGCACCACTGGTTGCTTGCGATTACTGTGAACTAGTGTTTCACCAGGACTGTCTCGATCCACCACTTACAGCAATGCCCACAACGTTATGGATGTGTCCTAATCATGTAGAACAATTTGTA GACGCAAAAATGGTCACCTCCGTGTCGGCAACGGAACGCATACGATTGTGGAATCAATTCAACAACGATATCGATCACGAAACAGTGAAAACGGAATTTCTGCGCAAAGTTCACCGCAAGCATCCTCCCTTTCGTTTGAGGCAAAAAGTTCGGCCACGAACCAAAATTATGGTACCACCGTCGATTGAGTACCACTATCAGAACCGTCCGCCGCTGCTACCATCGCTCAGTACATTTCTGCGATCACGACAAGTGAACCCTTCCATGCACTTCAAGGATGCACAACCGGTCCTGTACGACGACGAGACGTTGCTTGAAATTGTCGAACGCGAGCTGCATGCCATCGTGGAAGCGGACGAACGTATGGGCTACGAAAAAATGAGTCCAAgtgatgatgaaaatgatgaaaaggACACGAATGGAAAAGATATTGAGCGCAACGGCAAAAGCGAGCGAGGAACTAAAGCGGAAAGTGAGAGAAAAGAGGCGAATGGCGTACATAACGATCCTTCCGATCAAAATGCTACCGATTCACTAGAATCGAATCACGCACGACAATTGAAGTCCTGCTTAAAAGATTATATTAGTGAGAAACAAAAACGTTCACTAAATAATCAAAATGATCTGG TGATGCAAGAGTTGGACAGCCTGGAACCATCGTTGATAAAGCTGTTGGCGGTTCAGCGCATGCAGCAGCTTATAGCGGACCATCCCGAGTGTTTGGTCAGCTCCACATCGAACAGTGCGACGGCACAGAAGGAAGCAATAGAACAGATGTGTCAGGCCGAGGAGGATTTGAAAAAGATGCCACTGCCTAGCGAGTTGCTCACAAAGGAAGATATCGAACGGATAGCGCGTGAATTCACTATCGCCAATGGTGGCAACAGTACGAAAGATCACCATGTGAACAAAGCAACGCTAGCTCAAAACGGACCGGAAAGTAGAAATAAGAAAAAGCCAACGATCAAACCGGATGTATCTGACGCAACCGTTACTACCTCTACCAAGAAGGATGCCCTGACAGAGCTAACGAACCGCATTGTGAACCAAGCGCAGCATCAGCAAATACGTGTCCGTGCCGCACTGACCTGGGTCAACCTGAACCAGGACGGCtatttttcattcgaaaaaGTGAATGCATCTGACGCGATTTGTATGTCGTACCGTTCATTTACGATAGGTTCCGGAGCGGGCAACGATGTTACGCTGGCCAACTATGGCGAATGTTGTTGCACATCCAGCAGACATGCGATCATATTCTACGATGAA GTTACGCAAATGTTCGAGCTAATTAACTACTCCGAGTTTGGTACGGAAGTGAATGGGCATTTATATGCATGCGATTTTAGCGATCATTCGACGGGATGGACCAACGAATCGTCAACCCAACATAATACGACCGGTGCGGATTCGCTCGCTGAGACCAGAAAAGCAATAACGGACGGACAGGAAAACAGTCACGGAATGAAATGTGATTCCCGAACGCAAATCAAACAAGACGTGCAGAGTATACTCGAAAAGGTTCGCCATGCCAATGCACAACTAAGGACGGAAGAGTTTTATGCTTCCACATG CATGGCCGATCGTTCACTTCCGCTGTGCAAATGTTCATCGGAACGTCGAATACCGACACGGGCGTGCGGCTGGGAGGGCAGTGCCATACTGTACCACGGTGCATTGATCCGCTTCGGTTGCCACGCGTTCGTATTCACGATCGTTGATTACGACGATGGACAGGATGAGTTTGAGGACTCTTACCGGGATAGTGATAGCGATTAA
- the LOC128299544 gene encoding pyruvate dehydrogenase E1 component subunit alpha, mitochondrial-like, whose amino-acid sequence MIKTGMGSIVPRILRQQTAVAPSTVVSVKNYATEATFETKPFKLHNLKEGPPTTGKVSKDEAVKYYRQMQTIRRLETSAGNLYKEKLVRGFCHLYSGQEACAVGMKGAMRSQDNIISAYRVHGWTYLMGVTPRGVLSELTGKQGGCARGKGGSMHMYAPNFYGGNGIVGAQVPLGAGVALACKYKGNGGVCLALYGDGAANQGQIFEAYNMAHLWKLPCIFVCENNGYGMGTSAERGSCNVNYYQRGDVLPGIWVDGMDVVAVRLATEFAINHVLNVGPVVMEVYTYRYSGHSMSDPGTSYRTREEVQEVRQTRDPISSFKDKIIAAGLVTADELKAMDNEIKKEVDEATKQAKADSEIGLPELSTDVYSNNLEGDIRGCNPGSWLKHATLKRAVNL is encoded by the exons ATGATCAAAACAGGAATGGGCTCAATAGTGCCGCGAATTCTCCGGCAACAG ACGGCGGTGGCCCCAAGCACAGTGGTGTCGGTGAAAAATTATGCAACCGAGGCAACGTTCGAGACAAAG CCCTTCAAGCTGCACAACCTAAAGGAAGGGCCACCCACTACCGGCAAGGTGTCGAAGGATGAGGCAGTGAAATATTACCGGCAAATGCAAACCATCCGCCGGTTGGAAACGTCCGCCGGCAATCTGTACAAGGAGAAGCTCGTCCGGGGCTTCTGCCATCTGTACTCCGGCCAGGAGGCGTGTGCCGTCGGTATGAAGGGTGCCATGCGCTCGCAGGATAACATCATCTCCGCCTACCGTGTGCATGGTTGGACGTATCTGATGGGCGTTACGCCCCGGGGCGTTCTGTCGGAGCTGACCGGCAAGCAGGGCGGTTGTGCGCGTGGTAAAGGTGGCTCGATGCATATGTACGCGCCCAACTTCTACGGTGGCAACGGTATTGTTGGTGCCCAGGTCCCGCTCGGTGCCGGCGTTGCCCTCGCGTGCAAGTACAAGGGTAACGGTGGCGTCTGTCTCGCACTGTACGGTGATGGTGCGGCTAATCAGGGCCAAATTTTCGAGGCTTACAATATGGCCCATCTGTGGAAGCTGCCGTGCATATTCGTGTGCGAAAACAATGGTTACG GTATGGGAACTAGTGCCGAACGTGGTTCGTGCAACGTTAATTATTACCAGCGTGGAGACGTCCTGCCGGGAATTTGGGTTGATGGTATGGACGTTGTTGCAGTACGTCTTGCTACCGAATTCGCCATTAACCACGTGCTAAACGTTGGTCCGGTTGTGATGGAGGTGTATACTTATCG CTATTCGGGACACTCTATGTCCGATCCGGGCACGAGCTACCGGACGCGCGAAGAAGTTCAAGAGGTGCGTCAAACACGCGATCCGATCTCCTCGTTTAAGGATAAAATTATTGCAGCTGGTTTAGTGACAGCCGATGAACTGAAG GCTATGGACAACGAGATTAAGAAGGAGGTAGACGAGGCAACAAAACAAGCGAAAGCGGATAGCGAAATCGGCTTACCGGAACTGTCCACCGATGTGTACTCGAACAATCTGGAAGGCGATATTCGTGGATGTAATCCCGGCTCGTGGCTTAAACACGCTACGCTGAAACGTGCCGTTAATCTGTAA